In a genomic window of Xylophilus rhododendri:
- a CDS encoding HipA domain-containing protein, with product MRSLEVHLNERLVGTLNEGQDLWSFRYDPAWRQAPDGFDLSPALARTQVLHEDGGSHRPVQWYFDNLLPEETLREAVSKEARIQGDDAFALLQYLGAESAGSLVLTPPGVSGQRPVSGGELRPLSDEALSQRIRALPRSTLGSGAPKRMSAAGAQHKLLVVLRQGQLFEPVGSEPSTHILKPDHPGQDYPHSVINEYFTMRLAQAVLGDVPAVYRRYVPEPVYLVQRFDRDSDANGPTRRRHIIDACQLLDKPRAFKYRAASLESLAQVVAQCRNRTRTRLRLYGWLVFNLLLGNDDNHLKNLSFVVGPEGLDLSPWYDMLATASYRTPAIVNERADWPRVDLMLPLPGAARFGEVGRSNVLLAGEALGLPRRIGERELDRLRAGIAAAVPATIAAIEAENRLSPQGAAVLGGELRLLRTIQHVVVAEMLRRTAPQG from the coding sequence ATGCGCAGCCTTGAAGTCCATCTGAACGAACGCCTCGTCGGCACGCTGAACGAAGGCCAGGACCTGTGGAGCTTCCGCTACGACCCGGCATGGCGGCAGGCGCCGGATGGCTTCGATCTGTCGCCCGCATTGGCGCGCACCCAGGTGCTGCATGAGGACGGCGGCAGCCATCGTCCCGTGCAGTGGTACTTCGACAACCTGCTGCCGGAGGAAACCCTGCGCGAGGCGGTCAGCAAGGAAGCCCGCATCCAGGGCGACGATGCTTTCGCACTGCTGCAGTACCTGGGCGCGGAATCGGCCGGCTCGCTTGTGCTGACACCGCCGGGTGTGTCCGGCCAGCGGCCGGTCAGCGGCGGCGAGTTGCGGCCCTTGAGCGACGAGGCGCTGAGCCAGCGTATCCGCGCCCTGCCACGAAGCACGCTCGGAAGCGGCGCGCCCAAACGCATGTCGGCGGCGGGAGCACAGCACAAGTTGCTGGTGGTGCTGCGCCAAGGGCAACTCTTCGAACCGGTGGGCAGCGAGCCGTCCACCCACATCCTCAAGCCCGACCATCCGGGACAGGACTATCCACACTCCGTCATCAACGAATACTTCACGATGCGGCTCGCACAGGCCGTGCTGGGCGATGTGCCGGCCGTGTATCGGCGTTATGTGCCGGAGCCGGTGTATCTGGTCCAGCGTTTCGACCGTGACAGCGACGCCAACGGCCCCACGCGGCGCCGGCACATCATCGATGCCTGTCAGTTGCTCGACAAACCACGCGCCTTCAAGTACCGCGCGGCCTCGCTGGAATCGCTGGCACAGGTCGTGGCCCAGTGCCGCAACCGGACACGCACGCGACTGCGCCTCTACGGCTGGCTGGTCTTCAACCTGCTGCTCGGCAATGACGACAACCATCTGAAGAACCTGTCCTTCGTGGTCGGCCCCGAAGGCCTGGACCTGTCGCCTTGGTACGACATGCTCGCCACGGCCAGCTACCGGACACCCGCCATCGTCAATGAAAGAGCAGACTGGCCGCGGGTCGATCTGATGCTGCCGCTGCCCGGTGCCGCCCGCTTCGGCGAGGTCGGCCGCAGCAACGTCCTGCTGGCGGGCGAAGCCCTGGGACTGCCGCGACGCATCGGCGAACGAGAACTCGACCGGCTGCGCGCCGGCATCGCCGCGGCGGTCCCTGCCACCATCGCCGCCATCGAGGCAGAGAACCGGCTGAGCCCGCAGGGCGCGGCCGTTTTGGGCGGCGAACTCCGCCTGCTCAGGACCATCCAGCATGTGGTGGTGGCCGAGATGCTGCGGCGGACCGCCCCGCAAGGTTGA
- a CDS encoding amidohydrolase — protein MADRTTPELILHRGLFATLDKSKPTASAVAIQNGRFLKVGQDHEVMPLAGADTKVIDLRGRRVLPGLIDNHLHIIRGGLNFNLELRWDGVRSLADAMAMLKAQVAITPAPQWVRVVGGFTEHQFAEKRLPTIEEINAVAPDTPVFLLHLYDRALLNGAALRAVGYTKDTPAPPGGEIVRDAAGNPSGLLLAKPNAGILYATLAKGPKLPYEYQLNSTRHFMRELNRLGVTGAIDAGGGFQNYPDDYRVIEELAEKDQLTIRLAYNLFTQKPKQEKEDFLNWTATSKYKQGTDYFRHNGAGEMLVFSAADFEDFRQPRPDMAPEMEGELEGVIRVLAENRWPWRLHATYDETISRSLDVFERVNQEIPLEGLNWFFDHCETISDQSIDRIAALGGGIAVQHRMAYQGEYFVERYGHGAAEATPPVARMLEKGVKVSAGTDATRVASYNPWVGLSWLITGKTVGGMQLTPQRNCLDRETALRMYTEKVTWFSNEVGKKGQIVEGQLADLIVPDRDFYACAESEIADTTSLLTVVGGKVVWGAGDFASHDDKPVPPAMPDWSPVRRFGGYGAWGEQQAAPLQNAARMAAACACASSCGVHGHQHATAWTSKLPISDLKGFWGALGCACWAV, from the coding sequence ATGGCTGATCGCACCACTCCCGAACTGATCCTGCACCGCGGGCTCTTCGCCACGCTCGACAAGAGCAAGCCCACCGCCAGCGCGGTCGCCATCCAGAACGGCCGCTTCCTGAAAGTGGGCCAGGACCACGAGGTGATGCCGCTGGCCGGCGCCGACACAAAGGTCATCGACCTGCGCGGCCGCCGCGTGCTGCCGGGGCTGATCGACAACCACCTGCACATCATCCGCGGCGGGCTCAACTTCAACCTGGAGCTGCGCTGGGACGGCGTGCGTTCGCTGGCCGACGCCATGGCCATGCTCAAGGCCCAGGTCGCCATCACCCCCGCGCCGCAATGGGTGCGGGTGGTAGGCGGCTTCACCGAACACCAGTTCGCCGAGAAACGCCTGCCCACCATCGAGGAGATCAATGCGGTGGCGCCGGACACACCCGTCTTCCTGCTGCACCTCTACGACCGCGCCCTGCTCAACGGCGCCGCCCTGCGCGCCGTCGGCTACACCAAGGACACGCCCGCCCCGCCCGGCGGCGAGATCGTGCGTGATGCCGCCGGCAACCCCAGCGGCCTGCTGCTGGCCAAGCCCAATGCCGGCATCCTCTACGCCACGCTGGCCAAGGGGCCCAAGCTGCCCTACGAATACCAGCTCAATTCCACCCGCCACTTCATGCGCGAACTAAACCGCCTGGGCGTGACCGGCGCGATCGATGCGGGCGGCGGCTTCCAGAACTATCCGGACGACTACCGCGTCATCGAGGAGCTGGCCGAGAAGGACCAGCTCACAATCCGCCTGGCCTACAACCTGTTCACCCAGAAGCCCAAGCAGGAGAAGGAAGATTTCCTGAACTGGACGGCCACCTCGAAATACAAGCAGGGCACCGACTACTTCCGCCACAACGGCGCGGGCGAGATGCTGGTCTTCTCGGCGGCCGACTTCGAGGACTTCCGCCAGCCCCGGCCCGACATGGCGCCGGAGATGGAAGGCGAACTCGAAGGCGTGATCCGGGTGCTGGCCGAGAACCGCTGGCCCTGGCGCCTGCACGCCACCTACGACGAGACGATCAGCCGCTCGCTGGACGTGTTCGAACGGGTGAACCAGGAGATCCCGCTCGAAGGCCTGAACTGGTTCTTCGACCATTGCGAGACGATCTCCGACCAGTCCATCGACCGCATCGCGGCGCTGGGCGGCGGCATCGCGGTGCAGCACCGCATGGCCTACCAGGGCGAGTACTTCGTCGAGCGCTACGGCCATGGCGCGGCCGAGGCCACGCCGCCGGTGGCGCGCATGCTGGAAAAGGGCGTGAAGGTCTCGGCCGGCACCGATGCAACCCGGGTCGCCTCGTACAACCCCTGGGTCGGCCTGTCCTGGCTGATCACCGGCAAGACGGTGGGCGGCATGCAGCTCACGCCGCAGCGCAACTGCCTGGACCGCGAGACGGCGCTGCGCATGTACACCGAGAAGGTCACCTGGTTCTCCAACGAGGTCGGCAAGAAGGGCCAGATCGTGGAAGGCCAGCTGGCCGACCTGATCGTGCCGGACCGCGACTTCTATGCCTGCGCCGAGTCCGAGATCGCCGACACCACATCGCTGCTGACCGTGGTCGGCGGCAAGGTGGTCTGGGGCGCCGGCGACTTCGCCAGCCATGACGACAAGCCGGTCCCGCCCGCCATGCCCGACTGGTCGCCGGTGCGCCGTTTCGGCGGCTACGGCGCCTGGGGCGAGCAGCAGGCCGCGCCGCTGCAGAACGCCGCCCGCATGGCCGCGGCCTGCGCCTGCGCCAGCAGCTGCGGTGTGCACGGCCACCAGCACGCCACGGCCTGGACCAGCAAGCTGCCGATCTCCGACCTCAAGGGCTTCTGGGGCGCCCTGGGCTGCGCCTGCTGGGCGGTGTGA
- a CDS encoding LysR family transcriptional regulator, with product MARLPDLEAWAIFAKVAETGSFARAAAELGVAQPTVSKALTRLEARLKTTLFHRTSRRMSLTSSGQASLERAARILSEGEAVEAELGEQSKALRGAVRIAAPMSFGLAHLAPALPAFMAEHPEVTLDVHFSDELIDMVGGAFDIALRISSLPDSSLLARRLCGVRLLLVGSPGYFEAHGRPQHPRDLASHRALRYVHARTGEAWRFTHRTRGEYSQVVPSALRVNNADGLVPALRAGLGLAIQPEFLVWEDLRDGIVEAAMPDWQPPPIALHIVTPPGRAKPARVQALIEYLAAHFAAAPWAKPEKAVS from the coding sequence ATGGCAAGACTTCCTGACCTCGAAGCCTGGGCGATCTTCGCCAAGGTGGCCGAGACAGGCTCCTTCGCCAGGGCGGCGGCCGAGCTGGGCGTGGCCCAGCCCACGGTGTCCAAGGCGCTGACACGGCTGGAGGCGCGCTTGAAGACCACGCTGTTCCACCGCACCTCTCGGCGCATGTCGCTGACGTCTTCCGGCCAGGCATCGCTGGAGCGCGCGGCGCGCATCCTGAGCGAGGGCGAGGCGGTGGAGGCCGAACTGGGCGAGCAGTCCAAGGCCCTGCGCGGCGCCGTGCGCATCGCGGCGCCCATGTCCTTCGGCCTGGCCCACCTGGCGCCGGCGCTGCCGGCCTTCATGGCCGAGCATCCGGAGGTGACGCTGGACGTGCACTTCAGCGACGAGCTGATCGACATGGTCGGCGGCGCCTTCGACATCGCCCTGCGCATTTCCTCGCTGCCCGATTCCAGCCTGCTGGCGCGGCGGCTCTGCGGCGTGCGGCTGCTGCTGGTGGGCTCGCCCGGCTACTTCGAGGCCCATGGCCGGCCGCAGCATCCGCGCGACCTGGCATCGCACCGGGCGCTGCGTTACGTACACGCCCGCACGGGAGAGGCCTGGCGCTTCACCCACCGCACGCGGGGCGAGTATTCGCAGGTCGTGCCTTCGGCCCTGCGGGTGAACAATGCCGACGGCCTGGTGCCGGCCCTGCGCGCCGGCCTGGGCCTGGCGATACAGCCCGAATTCCTGGTGTGGGAGGACCTGCGCGACGGCATCGTCGAAGCCGCCATGCCCGACTGGCAGCCGCCGCCCATCGCCCTGCACATCGTCACGCCGCCGGGCCGGGCCAAGCCGGCGCGGGTGCAGGCGCTGATCGAATACCTGGCCGCGCATTTCGCCGCGGCGCCCTGGGCCAAGCCGGAAAAGGCCGTCAGCTGA
- a CDS encoding helix-turn-helix transcriptional regulator, translating to MSEAMDSLGCMASGLHQDQQLRGSGIVFHRKRAAADGINRVETPAADRGYLVGIAMGHGHQRRIFHGRESASHAFEKGAIYIRNFSDHYRADLQGPMDFLLLEISHEFFENATDGRCDTQVRSLECVTALPDPVLVHLAAAALPMLERPGRASPLFIDQLGVTMATYLLEQYGGAIAGSPRRPRTLSRQLEERAKEMLRARLDGEISVAAVAEACALSRSYFIRAFRETTGLTPHQWLTHQRLELARGLLAKTVQPLAEIATSCGFADQSHFTRVFTQAAGMPPGIWRKAVSPSPPHS from the coding sequence ATGTCGGAAGCGATGGATTCTTTGGGCTGCATGGCCAGCGGCCTGCACCAGGACCAGCAGCTGCGCGGCTCCGGCATCGTCTTCCATCGCAAGCGCGCGGCCGCCGACGGCATCAACCGGGTGGAAACACCGGCCGCCGACCGCGGCTATCTGGTCGGCATCGCCATGGGCCACGGCCACCAGCGCCGCATCTTCCATGGCCGCGAGTCGGCCAGCCATGCCTTCGAAAAAGGCGCGATCTACATCCGCAACTTCTCCGACCACTACCGGGCCGACCTGCAGGGCCCAATGGATTTCCTGCTGCTGGAGATCTCCCACGAATTCTTCGAGAACGCCACCGACGGCCGCTGCGACACCCAGGTGCGTTCGCTCGAATGCGTCACCGCCCTGCCCGATCCGGTGCTGGTGCACCTGGCGGCCGCGGCCCTGCCGATGCTGGAGCGGCCGGGCCGGGCCAGCCCGCTGTTCATCGACCAGCTCGGCGTGACCATGGCCACCTACCTGCTGGAGCAGTACGGCGGCGCCATCGCCGGCTCGCCGCGCCGGCCGCGCACACTGTCGCGGCAGCTGGAGGAACGCGCCAAGGAGATGCTGCGGGCCCGGCTTGACGGCGAGATCTCGGTGGCTGCGGTGGCCGAGGCCTGCGCCCTGTCGCGCAGCTATTTCATCCGTGCCTTCCGCGAGACCACCGGGCTCACGCCGCATCAGTGGCTGACCCACCAGCGCCTGGAACTGGCGCGCGGCCTGTTGGCCAAGACGGTGCAGCCGCTGGCCGAGATCGCCACCAGCTGCGGCTTCGCGGATCAGAGCCACTTCACCCGGGTGTTCACGCAGGCGGCCGGTATGCCACCGGGGATTTGGCGTAAAGCGGTTTCGCCCTCGCCACCTCATTCATAG
- a CDS encoding DoxX family protein has protein sequence MPRATGSWLQRGGLLLLCSAYLQGGLMKAFDFGGAVAELQHFGMAPAVPLALATIVLEIVAPVMIVAGYGRWLAALGLAGFTLVATFLANRFWEVAGPERFMLENAFFEHLGLVGAFLLVALWDFSARRPAADRGLASKT, from the coding sequence ATGCCGCGCGCCACCGGCTCCTGGCTGCAGCGCGGCGGCTTGCTGCTGCTGTGCTCGGCCTATCTGCAGGGCGGCCTGATGAAGGCCTTCGACTTCGGCGGCGCGGTGGCCGAGCTGCAGCATTTCGGCATGGCGCCGGCGGTGCCGCTGGCCCTGGCCACCATCGTGCTGGAGATCGTCGCGCCGGTGATGATCGTGGCCGGCTACGGGCGCTGGCTCGCGGCGCTGGGCCTGGCAGGCTTCACCCTGGTGGCGACCTTCCTGGCCAACCGCTTCTGGGAGGTGGCGGGGCCGGAGCGCTTCATGCTGGAGAACGCCTTCTTCGAACATCTGGGCCTGGTCGGCGCATTCCTGCTGGTCGCGCTGTGGGATTTTTCGGCGCGCCGGCCCGCTGCGGACAGGGGCCTTGCAAGCAAGACGTAG
- a CDS encoding XapX domain-containing protein — protein sequence MKPYLLSAAAGLLVGIVYALINVRSPAPPVIALVGLLGILVGEQLPPLARHLWQGSDTPHAWLHQQVRPHMFGRLPESTPTNPSLEERHDG from the coding sequence ATGAAGCCCTATCTCCTCTCCGCCGCAGCAGGCCTGCTGGTCGGCATCGTCTACGCGCTGATCAATGTGCGCTCCCCGGCGCCGCCGGTGATCGCGCTGGTCGGCCTGCTGGGCATCCTGGTCGGCGAGCAGCTGCCGCCGCTGGCCCGCCACCTCTGGCAGGGCAGCGATACCCCGCACGCCTGGCTGCACCAGCAGGTCAGGCCGCACATGTTCGGCCGCCTGCCCGAGAGCACCCCCACCAACCCTTCGCTGGAAGAACGTCACGATGGCTGA
- a CDS encoding pirin family protein: protein MIEARPYASLGGANHGWLDAKHHFSFAGYHDPARMGWGALRVWNDDTIAAGTGFPPHAHADMEIITYVREGAITHQDNLGNKGRTEAGDVQVMSAGTGIRHSEYNLEPGTTRIFQIWILPDGRGQAPAWGAKPFPKGDRSGKFVALASGLPGDEEALPIRAAARVSGATLKAGETTTYTIGKSRRAYLVPASGEVKIDGVTLQARDGAAIRDQDSFTVTALADAELILVDTAA from the coding sequence ATGATCGAAGCTCGCCCCTATGCCTCCCTCGGCGGTGCCAACCACGGCTGGCTGGATGCCAAGCACCACTTCTCGTTCGCCGGCTACCACGACCCGGCCCGCATGGGCTGGGGCGCGCTGCGGGTGTGGAACGACGACACCATCGCCGCCGGCACCGGCTTTCCGCCGCATGCGCATGCGGACATGGAAATCATCACCTACGTCCGGGAAGGCGCGATCACCCACCAGGACAACCTGGGCAACAAGGGCCGCACCGAAGCCGGCGACGTGCAGGTGATGAGCGCCGGCACCGGCATCCGCCACTCGGAATACAACCTGGAGCCGGGCACCACCCGCATCTTCCAGATCTGGATCCTGCCGGACGGCCGCGGCCAGGCGCCGGCCTGGGGTGCCAAGCCCTTTCCCAAGGGCGACCGCTCCGGCAAATTCGTGGCCCTGGCCAGCGGACTGCCGGGCGATGAGGAGGCCCTGCCGATCCGCGCCGCCGCCCGCGTCTCGGGCGCCACGCTGAAGGCCGGCGAGACGACCACCTACACCATCGGCAAGAGCCGGCGCGCCTACCTGGTGCCGGCCAGCGGCGAGGTGAAGATCGACGGCGTGACGCTGCAGGCGCGCGACGGCGCGGCCATCCGTGACCAGGACAGCTTCACGGTCACGGCGCTGGCCGATGCCGAACTGATCCTGGTGGACACGGCGGCCTGA
- a CDS encoding hybrid sensor histidine kinase/response regulator: protein MTPLDTKIDIARLFDGMSSMLVCLSATPDFRVLAVSGSFLKASFSRREDLIGRPLFECVRSAQHYPDGGVEAVRQSLLRVLARRQPESLPAATLTVLAPDGSAVTRHWELTHTPVHDESGALAYVLLLARDVGAAVEAQQSLRTQQALTRQILDGAVDYAIIATDLDGTVTGWNRGAMNVLGWTEAEMLGQSLDRIYLPEDVMSGQPEHERRLASRNHKAPDDGWHVRQSGERFWVSGQTTTLRGTDGEVCGFLKILRDQTEREHLAREQAVKLEALYNFNMSLEQRVAQKAAERDRIWQLSNDLMDVCDSQRRLMSVNAAWTAVLGWPEELLVGRPFTEFVHPDQRLSTDAVLTTAQDTQKAMWLETRVLHRDGRYCTMSWMVSPDQGRFYMVGRDVSQQRETEAKLRQSQKMEALGQLTGGIAHDFNNLLATITGSLELLKRKTEAGETQGLARWMQMASAAAQRASALVQRLLAFSRNQSLDLKPVDVSELTESMEDLLHRTLGENVEVTLELACKPCCARTDFNQLENALLNLAINARDAMGGRGRLRIGVRGLQLDDRALGLDLPAGHYVCLSVADDGAGMPPEVLARAFDPFFTTKPAGQGTGLGLSMIYGFAKQSGGCAAIDSQPGVGTTVSIYLPHVDPSPGKARPAAGSDPAAPPHGQECILLVEDNTSLRSVVRESLGSLGYAVHEASSAQAALMLLDSGVRCELLVTDVGLPGINGQQLAAMVLRRLPATRVLFMTGHASQAAVRADFLEDGMDLLCKPFSLQSLGEKVREMLDYQRPQKA, encoded by the coding sequence ATGACCCCGCTGGATACGAAGATCGATATCGCACGGCTGTTCGACGGAATGTCCAGCATGCTGGTCTGCCTGTCGGCCACGCCGGATTTTCGTGTGCTGGCGGTCAGCGGCTCGTTTCTGAAGGCCAGCTTTTCCCGCCGCGAGGATTTGATCGGCCGGCCACTTTTCGAATGCGTGCGTTCTGCGCAGCATTACCCGGACGGCGGCGTGGAAGCCGTGCGGCAATCGCTGCTGCGGGTATTGGCCAGGCGCCAGCCGGAATCCCTGCCCGCCGCCACGCTGACTGTGCTGGCGCCCGACGGCAGCGCCGTCACCCGCCATTGGGAGTTGACCCACACCCCCGTCCACGACGAATCCGGCGCGCTGGCATATGTGCTGCTGCTGGCGCGCGATGTCGGCGCCGCCGTCGAGGCCCAGCAGAGCCTGCGCACCCAGCAGGCACTCACCCGGCAGATCCTCGACGGCGCGGTCGATTACGCCATCATCGCCACCGACCTCGACGGCACGGTCACCGGCTGGAACCGCGGCGCCATGAACGTGCTGGGTTGGACCGAGGCCGAGATGCTCGGCCAGTCGCTGGACCGCATCTACCTGCCGGAGGACGTGATGTCCGGCCAGCCCGAGCACGAGCGCCGCCTGGCCTCGCGCAACCACAAGGCGCCCGACGACGGCTGGCATGTGCGCCAGAGCGGCGAGCGCTTCTGGGTCAGCGGCCAGACCACCACCCTGCGCGGCACCGACGGCGAGGTGTGCGGCTTCCTGAAGATCCTGCGCGACCAGACCGAGCGCGAACACCTGGCGCGCGAGCAGGCGGTGAAGCTGGAAGCGCTCTACAACTTCAACATGAGCCTGGAGCAGCGGGTGGCGCAGAAGGCGGCCGAACGCGACCGCATCTGGCAGCTCTCCAACGACCTGATGGATGTCTGCGACAGCCAGCGGCGCCTGATGTCGGTCAACGCCGCCTGGACCGCGGTGCTGGGTTGGCCGGAGGAACTGCTGGTCGGCCGGCCCTTCACCGAATTCGTCCATCCCGACCAGCGCCTGAGCACCGACGCCGTGCTCACCACCGCGCAGGACACGCAGAAGGCCATGTGGCTGGAGACCCGGGTCCTGCACCGCGACGGCCGCTACTGCACCATGTCCTGGATGGTGTCGCCCGACCAGGGCCGTTTCTACATGGTGGGCCGCGACGTCAGCCAGCAGCGCGAGACCGAGGCCAAGCTGCGCCAGAGCCAGAAGATGGAGGCCCTGGGCCAGCTCACCGGCGGCATCGCCCACGACTTCAACAACCTGCTGGCCACCATCACCGGCAGCCTGGAACTGCTCAAGCGCAAGACCGAGGCCGGCGAGACCCAGGGCCTGGCGCGCTGGATGCAGATGGCATCGGCCGCCGCGCAGCGCGCCTCGGCCCTGGTGCAGCGGCTGCTGGCCTTCTCGCGCAACCAGTCGCTGGACCTGAAGCCGGTCGATGTGAGCGAACTCACCGAGAGCATGGAAGACCTGCTGCACCGCACCCTGGGCGAAAACGTGGAAGTCACGCTGGAGCTGGCCTGCAAGCCCTGCTGCGCCCGCACCGACTTCAACCAGCTGGAAAACGCGCTGCTGAACCTGGCCATCAATGCGCGCGACGCCATGGGCGGCCGCGGCCGGCTGCGCATCGGCGTGCGCGGCCTGCAGCTGGACGATCGCGCGCTGGGACTGGACCTGCCGGCCGGCCATTACGTCTGCCTGAGCGTGGCCGACGACGGCGCCGGCATGCCGCCGGAGGTGCTGGCGCGGGCCTTCGATCCCTTCTTCACCACCAAGCCGGCGGGCCAGGGCACCGGGCTGGGCCTGTCGATGATCTACGGCTTCGCCAAGCAGAGCGGCGGCTGCGCGGCGATCGACTCGCAGCCCGGCGTGGGCACCACCGTCAGCATCTATTTGCCGCATGTAGATCCGTCGCCCGGCAAGGCCCGCCCGGCCGCCGGCAGCGATCCGGCCGCGCCGCCTCACGGCCAGGAGTGCATCCTGCTGGTGGAGGACAACACCAGCCTGCGATCGGTGGTGCGCGAATCGCTCGGCAGTCTGGGCTATGCGGTGCACGAAGCTTCGTCTGCGCAGGCCGCGCTGATGCTGCTCGACAGCGGCGTGCGCTGCGAGCTGCTGGTCACCGACGTCGGCCTGCCCGGCATCAACGGCCAGCAGCTCGCCGCCATGGTGCTGCGCCGGCTGCCCGCCACACGCGTGCTGTTCATGACCGGCCACGCCAGCCAGGCCGCCGTGCGCGCCGACTTCCTGGAAGACGGCATGGACCTGCTCTGCAAGCCCTTCAGCCTGCAGAGCCTGGGGGAGAAGGTGCGCGAAATGCTGGACTACCAGCGGCCTCAAAAGGCCTGA
- a CDS encoding VOC family protein yields the protein MSTTLTPYLSFDGTTREAFAFYEQALGGRIDAMMRYADMPAPAAPAEGCGPSAEGMGEAIMHACLTLPGGAMLFAGDAPPGRQHQGIQGVMLTLQYDTVAEAQAAFAALSQGGQVTMPLAPSFWAKTFGMLTDRFGLNWAINGESIPRDRTPAPESAR from the coding sequence ATGAGCACGACACTCACCCCCTACCTGAGCTTCGACGGCACCACACGCGAGGCCTTCGCCTTCTATGAGCAGGCCCTGGGCGGACGCATCGACGCAATGATGCGTTACGCCGACATGCCGGCCCCGGCAGCGCCCGCCGAGGGCTGCGGCCCCAGCGCCGAAGGCATGGGCGAAGCGATCATGCACGCCTGCCTGACCCTGCCCGGCGGCGCCATGCTGTTCGCGGGCGATGCGCCGCCCGGCCGGCAGCACCAGGGCATACAGGGCGTGATGCTGACCCTGCAGTACGACACGGTGGCCGAGGCGCAGGCGGCCTTCGCAGCCTTGTCGCAAGGCGGCCAGGTCACCATGCCCCTGGCGCCGAGCTTCTGGGCCAAGACCTTTGGCATGCTGACCGACCGCTTCGGCCTGAACTGGGCGATCAACGGCGAGTCGATTCCGCGTGACCGCACCCCCGCCCCGGAAAGCGCACGATGA
- a CDS encoding helix-turn-helix domain-containing protein: MQIPISTVAELGLAIRAVRRHNAIRLDDLAATAGVSKQFTSDTEYGKPTVQLGLVLKLLDELGIRLLADIPQAAADELQALHRQGGPRAKRAQSDAQP, translated from the coding sequence ATGCAAATCCCGATCTCCACCGTCGCCGAACTCGGCCTGGCCATTCGCGCCGTGCGCCGCCACAACGCCATCCGGCTGGACGACCTGGCGGCCACGGCCGGCGTCAGCAAGCAATTCACGTCAGACACCGAATACGGCAAGCCGACCGTGCAGCTGGGCCTGGTGCTGAAGCTGCTCGACGAGTTGGGCATCCGCCTGCTGGCCGACATTCCCCAGGCGGCCGCCGATGAACTGCAGGCCCTGCACCGCCAGGGCGGCCCTCGGGCGAAGCGGGCACAGAGCGATGCGCAGCCTTGA
- a CDS encoding SRPBCC family protein — translation MSENLELSLSRDFPVSADKLYRCWTEPELLVQWFAPPPWKTLRADLDVRPGGASLVVMQGPDGPEVPNAGVYLEVVPNRRLVMTDAYTRAWVPSAKPFVTIILDFLDLGNGSSRYTATVRHWTLEDRQAHENMGFEQGWGTAAAQMGAMAATLG, via the coding sequence ATGAGCGAGAACCTCGAACTCAGCCTGAGCCGGGATTTCCCCGTATCCGCCGACAAGCTCTACCGCTGCTGGACCGAGCCCGAGCTGCTGGTGCAATGGTTCGCCCCGCCGCCCTGGAAGACGCTGCGTGCCGACCTCGACGTGCGCCCGGGCGGCGCCAGCCTCGTTGTGATGCAGGGCCCCGATGGCCCGGAGGTGCCCAATGCCGGCGTCTACCTCGAAGTGGTGCCGAACCGCCGTCTCGTCATGACCGATGCCTACACCCGGGCCTGGGTGCCTTCGGCCAAGCCTTTCGTCACCATCATCCTGGACTTCCTGGACCTGGGAAACGGCAGCTCCCGCTACACCGCCACCGTGCGCCACTGGACGCTGGAAGACCGCCAGGCCCACGAGAACATGGGATTCGAACAGGGCTGGGGCACGGCCGCCGCGCAGATGGGCGCGATGGCCGCCACATTGGGATAA